One genomic window of Polyangium aurulentum includes the following:
- a CDS encoding hemolysin family protein — protein MSTIVYLLGTALLILLNAFFVASEFAIVKMRPSRLEQLVRSGDARAKRALAISQRLDAYLSANQLGITLASLGLGWIGEPAIAHLLEPLLARVGIGAEGAHAISLGIAFALIMSLHTIIGELAPKSLAIQRTEKVTLWAAQPLHAFYVLMWPIIWVLNTSANAFVRLFGLHPAQEEEIAHTSEELRILLTRSPAGLDPALRSMLVRIFDLRRRTARHVMSLRSEAATLKATMTIDEAVKVVAEAGYSRYPVLDQLGRSVLGYLHLRDLFDVLSGRRKAARVAELLRKPIFTRENTSVERLRLEMQARQVPVAIVTSATGEFVGLVTIEDLLEEIVGEIRDENDEEVPPIYRRGTGIIEVDGRVLLADLERDAQIVLLPEAKTVETVGGYILARLEHPAEPGTRVECEGYTLIVTDVVGRRVRRVRIVATTRSVPPPAGAAPPAEGEGTPLA, from the coding sequence ATGTCGACGATCGTGTACCTGCTCGGGACGGCGCTGCTCATCCTGCTCAACGCCTTCTTCGTCGCCTCCGAGTTCGCGATCGTGAAGATGCGGCCCTCGCGGCTCGAGCAGCTCGTGCGCAGCGGCGACGCGCGCGCCAAGCGGGCGCTCGCCATCTCGCAGCGCCTCGACGCGTATCTATCGGCCAATCAGCTCGGCATCACGCTCGCCTCTCTCGGCCTCGGCTGGATCGGCGAGCCTGCGATCGCGCACCTGCTCGAGCCTCTGCTCGCGCGGGTCGGCATCGGGGCCGAGGGGGCGCACGCGATCTCGCTCGGCATCGCGTTCGCCCTGATCATGTCGCTGCACACGATCATCGGGGAGCTGGCGCCCAAGTCGCTCGCCATCCAGCGCACCGAGAAGGTCACGCTCTGGGCGGCGCAGCCGCTGCACGCGTTCTACGTGCTGATGTGGCCCATCATCTGGGTCCTCAACACGTCGGCGAACGCGTTCGTGCGCCTCTTCGGCCTTCATCCGGCCCAGGAGGAGGAGATCGCGCACACCTCGGAGGAGCTTCGCATCCTGCTCACGCGGAGCCCCGCGGGCCTCGATCCGGCGCTCCGCAGCATGCTCGTGCGCATCTTCGATCTGCGCCGCCGCACCGCGCGGCACGTGATGAGCCTGCGCAGCGAGGCGGCGACGCTCAAGGCCACGATGACCATCGACGAGGCCGTGAAGGTCGTCGCCGAGGCTGGCTATTCGCGCTATCCGGTGCTCGATCAGCTCGGCCGTTCGGTGCTCGGCTACCTGCACCTGCGCGACCTGTTCGACGTGCTCAGCGGCCGGCGCAAGGCCGCGCGCGTGGCGGAGCTTCTGCGCAAGCCGATCTTCACGCGCGAGAACACCTCGGTGGAGCGGCTGCGGCTCGAGATGCAGGCGCGGCAGGTGCCGGTGGCGATCGTGACGAGCGCGACGGGGGAGTTCGTCGGGCTCGTCACGATCGAGGATCTGCTCGAGGAGATCGTCGGCGAGATTCGCGACGAGAACGACGAGGAGGTCCCGCCGATCTACCGGCGCGGCACGGGCATCATCGAGGTCGACGGGCGCGTGCTCCTCGCGGACCTCGAGCGTGACGCGCAGATCGTCCTGTTGCCGGAGGCGAAGACGGTCGAGACCGTGGGCGGCTACATCCTGGCGCGGCTCGAGCATCCGGCCGAGCCGGGCACGCGCGTCGAGTGCGAGGGCTACACGCTCATCGTGACCGACGTCGTGGGGCGGCGGGTTCGTCGCGTGCGCATCGTGGCGACGACGAGGAGCGTGCCGCCGCCTGCAGGCGCCGCGCCGCCGGCCGAAGGCGAGGGCACGCCGCTCGCGTAG
- a CDS encoding glutamate--cysteine ligase yields MAEQSLSNHTEVDVVRTLDDLLIPFHAAMKPSDEFRIGAEAEKFGVDATTGTPLPYEGARSVLTVLEALIERHGWQVESESTGGPTIALRRNGASITLEPGAQLELSGAAFDNVHQICLEMSGHLAELRDISDELSLTWLGIGFHPFARQEDLPWVPKSRYAIMRRYLPTRGKYGLDMMRRTATVQANYDYSSEEGAMRALRVSLRLSPLVTAMFANSPFYEGEIWGGKSRRALTWLDVDPARQGLVQNVLTKGERFRDYVEWALDAPMFLIKRDGVTVENTGQSFRSFWKHGFRGYRATLGDWQTHLNTLFPEVRLKRTIEVRGADSLPANLTCALPALWTGIFYDARAMDEADALSESFTFEELEALRPEIAQKALGATFRGEPLAALAERVLVIAEGGLARRARMRNGKDERVHLAKLGSLVEKGHCPADALLEGLGTGDADLRREILARARI; encoded by the coding sequence ATGGCCGAGCAGAGCCTCTCGAACCACACGGAGGTCGACGTCGTCAGGACTCTCGACGACCTCCTCATCCCTTTTCATGCGGCGATGAAGCCGAGCGACGAGTTCCGGATCGGAGCCGAGGCCGAGAAGTTCGGCGTCGACGCGACGACCGGGACGCCCCTGCCTTACGAGGGCGCGCGCAGCGTGCTCACGGTGCTCGAGGCGCTCATCGAGCGGCACGGCTGGCAGGTGGAGAGCGAGTCGACGGGCGGACCGACGATCGCGCTGCGGCGCAACGGCGCGTCGATCACGCTCGAGCCCGGGGCGCAGCTCGAGCTGTCGGGCGCGGCGTTCGACAACGTGCACCAGATCTGCCTCGAGATGAGCGGGCACCTCGCGGAGCTGCGCGACATCTCGGACGAGCTTTCGCTCACCTGGCTCGGCATCGGCTTCCACCCGTTCGCGCGGCAGGAGGATCTGCCGTGGGTGCCCAAGTCGCGCTACGCGATCATGCGCCGCTACCTGCCGACGCGCGGCAAGTACGGCCTCGACATGATGCGCCGCACGGCCACGGTGCAGGCGAACTACGACTACTCGAGCGAGGAGGGGGCAATGCGGGCCTTGCGCGTCTCCTTGCGCCTGTCGCCGCTCGTGACCGCGATGTTCGCGAACTCCCCCTTCTACGAGGGCGAGATCTGGGGCGGCAAGAGCCGGCGCGCGCTCACGTGGCTCGACGTGGATCCGGCGCGTCAGGGGCTCGTGCAGAACGTCCTGACCAAGGGCGAGCGCTTCCGCGACTACGTCGAGTGGGCGCTCGATGCGCCGATGTTCCTCATCAAGCGCGACGGCGTCACGGTCGAGAACACGGGCCAGTCGTTCCGCAGCTTCTGGAAGCACGGCTTCCGCGGCTATCGGGCGACGCTCGGCGACTGGCAGACGCACCTGAACACGCTCTTCCCCGAGGTGCGGCTCAAGCGCACGATCGAGGTGCGCGGGGCCGACTCGCTGCCAGCCAACCTCACGTGTGCGCTGCCGGCCCTGTGGACGGGCATCTTCTACGACGCGCGCGCGATGGACGAGGCCGATGCGCTCTCCGAGAGCTTCACCTTCGAGGAGCTCGAGGCGCTGCGGCCCGAGATCGCGCAGAAGGCGCTCGGCGCGACCTTCCGGGGCGAGCCCCTCGCGGCGCTGGCCGAGCGGGTGCTCGTGATCGCCGAGGGCGGGCTTGCGCGGCGTGCGCGCATGCGCAACGGCAAGGACGAGCGGGTTCATCTGGCCAAGCTGGGTAGCCTGGTCGAGAAGGGGCATTGCCCGGCCGACGCGCTGCTCGAAGGGCTCGGCACGGGTGACGCGGATCTGCGGCGCGAGATCCTGGCGCGCGCCCGGATCTGA
- a CDS encoding homocysteine S-methyltransferase family protein, with protein MAVEGAAPLGRAVREAPGAVAEHYQQEIAAGADVIAALTDETMPRSLAQIGMAFRSAALTGQAVDMALEAAEGAPRPIVVAGLLGARWIAPTIPERITEEYAMHATRLAASGCELILARGFSPEAFRPGASLARMARMAAVVSACATRMPTWAVIESTDGERAVDGDSVEESARAAVEAGAQAVIVDVPSEATGLVAIESAGRGGAKRVGLLLAASPESRHGVADMAGSVDAWATACMRLFDAGALMIGGGAGTTSRHVAALARTVKGSGRSGSERPPLWPQAF; from the coding sequence GTGGCGGTCGAGGGCGCAGCACCCCTCGGGCGCGCCGTTCGCGAGGCGCCTGGCGCCGTGGCGGAGCATTACCAGCAGGAGATCGCCGCTGGAGCCGACGTGATCGCCGCGCTCACGGACGAGACGATGCCGCGGTCGCTCGCGCAGATCGGGATGGCGTTCCGGTCCGCTGCGCTCACCGGGCAAGCCGTGGACATGGCGCTCGAGGCGGCCGAGGGTGCGCCCCGGCCCATCGTCGTCGCGGGCCTGCTCGGAGCGCGCTGGATTGCTCCCACGATCCCCGAGCGGATCACCGAGGAGTACGCGATGCACGCGACGCGGCTCGCGGCCTCGGGGTGCGAGCTCATCCTCGCGCGCGGCTTCTCGCCCGAGGCGTTCCGGCCCGGCGCGAGCCTCGCGCGCATGGCGCGCATGGCGGCGGTCGTGAGCGCGTGTGCGACGCGGATGCCTACGTGGGCCGTGATCGAGTCGACCGACGGCGAGCGCGCGGTGGACGGCGACTCGGTCGAGGAGAGCGCGCGCGCGGCGGTGGAGGCGGGGGCGCAGGCCGTGATCGTGGACGTGCCGAGCGAGGCGACGGGCCTCGTCGCCATCGAGAGCGCGGGCAGGGGCGGCGCCAAGCGGGTGGGCTTGCTGCTTGCGGCGAGCCCGGAGAGCAGGCATGGCGTCGCGGACATGGCGGGTTCCGTGGATGCGTGGGCGACGGCGTGCATGCGGCTGTTCGACGCAGGTGCGCTGATGATTGGAGGGGGCGCGGGGACCACGTCGCGGCATGTCGCGGCGCTCGCGCGCACGGTCAAGGGCTCGGGCCGATCCGGCTCCGAGCGACCGCCTCTCTGGCCGCAGGCATTCTAG
- a CDS encoding S9 family peptidase produces the protein MRMARMGARWTALAFLLAGCASGPGEAPRQPLLSAMARDQKEGAQASGGGAKGRADEAESGTILGPDKSAITFERMTRMPDPGWNVPRGMGLSADGKLITYLASEKGDLTYSLFGFDLQTCASKVLVSAADLPGSSKPISREEELRRERQRQRGGGIASYAWAKRANVLMIPSSGDVFVRAEDGKITRLTDTNEPELDPQICDTGAQVAYVRGGDLYAVDVASRKETRLTQGGPAGTTRGLSDFLAQEEMDEPSGFFWAPGCGSIAYLEVDETAVAETPVLGYRGGRADLMMQRYPVPGAKNPKVRAGIVDLKTKKTTWLKWPNEEERYLGRFAWAPDGKALYVQTLDRAQKRLGLSRVDARTGEAKEIVTETSPSWHEFTEMRPLEGSPRFLWKHNQGGHWHLELRDGATGAVIKALTSGDWDVFGIPRVDEAGGRVFFTANKDAPLDRQLYSVSLEGGEPKRVTEEPGVHSATLDRGARVMVDLHSAMDRPPKVVIREVGGKEIGQLPAPMDEDFERLRVRTPEIVTVDGPGGVKLYGALLPPRTIVPGKRHPVVVMVYGGPHAQTVVNGWSPRLLWQHLADRGFVVFQLDNRGSGGRGPAFEAPLVGKVGDVELADQITGLDAIGKRPYVDLGRVGIYGHSYGGYMAALALLKAPDRFHVGVAGSPVTDWRLYDSAYTERYLGLPAKTGAAYDAADLTKMAGNLKGKLFLMHALMDENVHFQNTAELIDALIGANKRFDLMVFPGERHGYRAPAARRYALERTVDYMVENLR, from the coding sequence ATGCGAATGGCTCGGATGGGGGCGCGGTGGACGGCGCTGGCCTTTCTGCTCGCGGGGTGCGCGAGTGGTCCCGGGGAGGCGCCGCGGCAGCCGCTCCTGAGCGCGATGGCGCGCGATCAGAAGGAAGGCGCGCAGGCGAGCGGGGGAGGCGCCAAGGGCCGCGCGGACGAGGCGGAGAGCGGGACGATCCTCGGCCCCGACAAGAGCGCGATCACGTTCGAGCGAATGACGCGCATGCCGGATCCGGGCTGGAACGTGCCGCGCGGGATGGGGCTTTCGGCGGACGGCAAGCTGATCACCTACCTCGCCAGCGAGAAGGGCGATCTGACGTATTCGCTCTTCGGCTTCGATCTGCAGACGTGCGCGTCGAAGGTGCTCGTGAGCGCCGCGGATCTTCCGGGCTCGTCGAAGCCCATCTCGCGCGAGGAGGAGCTGCGGCGCGAGCGGCAGCGGCAGCGCGGGGGCGGGATCGCGTCTTATGCCTGGGCCAAGCGCGCCAACGTGCTGATGATCCCCTCGTCGGGCGACGTGTTCGTCAGGGCCGAGGACGGCAAGATCACGCGGCTGACGGACACGAACGAGCCCGAGCTGGATCCGCAGATCTGCGACACGGGCGCGCAGGTGGCGTACGTGCGGGGCGGGGATCTGTATGCGGTCGACGTGGCGAGCCGCAAGGAGACGCGGCTGACGCAGGGCGGGCCTGCGGGTACGACGCGCGGGCTCAGCGATTTCCTCGCGCAGGAGGAGATGGACGAGCCGAGCGGGTTTTTCTGGGCACCTGGATGCGGGAGCATCGCATACCTCGAGGTCGACGAGACGGCCGTGGCGGAGACGCCGGTGCTCGGCTATCGCGGCGGTCGCGCGGATCTGATGATGCAGCGCTACCCCGTCCCTGGCGCGAAGAACCCCAAGGTTCGGGCCGGGATCGTCGATTTGAAGACGAAGAAGACGACCTGGTTGAAATGGCCGAACGAGGAGGAGCGCTATCTCGGCCGCTTCGCGTGGGCGCCGGATGGCAAGGCGCTCTACGTGCAGACGCTCGATCGGGCGCAGAAGCGGCTCGGTCTGTCGCGCGTGGACGCGAGGACGGGCGAGGCGAAGGAGATCGTCACCGAGACATCGCCCTCGTGGCACGAATTCACCGAGATGCGGCCGCTCGAGGGCTCGCCGCGGTTTTTGTGGAAGCACAACCAGGGTGGGCACTGGCACCTCGAGCTGCGCGACGGGGCGACGGGGGCCGTGATCAAGGCGCTCACGTCCGGCGATTGGGACGTCTTCGGCATCCCGCGCGTCGACGAGGCGGGCGGTCGGGTGTTTTTCACGGCAAACAAGGATGCGCCGCTCGACCGGCAGCTTTATTCGGTGTCGCTCGAGGGCGGCGAGCCGAAGCGTGTGACCGAGGAGCCGGGCGTGCATTCGGCGACCCTCGATCGGGGCGCGCGGGTGATGGTCGATTTGCACTCGGCGATGGATCGGCCGCCGAAGGTGGTGATCCGCGAGGTCGGGGGCAAGGAGATTGGCCAGCTCCCGGCGCCGATGGACGAGGATTTCGAGCGGCTCCGCGTGCGGACGCCGGAGATCGTGACCGTGGACGGGCCGGGCGGGGTGAAGCTCTATGGGGCGCTCTTGCCGCCGCGGACGATCGTGCCGGGCAAACGTCATCCGGTGGTGGTGATGGTGTACGGCGGGCCGCACGCGCAGACGGTCGTGAATGGCTGGAGCCCGCGGCTGCTGTGGCAGCACCTCGCGGATCGCGGCTTCGTGGTGTTCCAGCTCGACAATCGTGGCTCCGGGGGCAGGGGCCCGGCGTTCGAGGCGCCGCTCGTGGGCAAGGTGGGCGACGTCGAGCTGGCCGATCAGATCACGGGGCTCGATGCCATCGGCAAACGGCCTTACGTCGACCTCGGTCGGGTCGGGATCTACGGGCACAGCTATGGCGGGTACATGGCGGCGCTCGCGCTGTTGAAGGCGCCCGATCGTTTTCACGTGGGTGTCGCAGGATCGCCGGTGACGGATTGGCGGCTCTACGACAGCGCGTACACCGAGCGATACCTCGGGTTGCCCGCGAAGACCGGGGCGGCGTACGACGCGGCGGACCTCACGAAGATGGCTGGCAACCTGAAGGGAAAGCTCTTCCTGATGCACGCGCTGATGGACGAAAACGTCCATTTCCAGAATACGGCAGAGCTCATCGACGCGCTGATCGGGGCCAACAAGCGCTTCGATCTCATGGTCTTCCCGGGCGAGCGGCACGGCTACCGGGCGCCCGCGGCGCGCCGCTACGCGCTCGAGCGGACCGTGGACTACATGGTCGAGAATTTGCGCTGA